A window of Candidatus Bathyarchaeota archaeon genomic DNA:
CCCCCCACCCCCCTACCCCCCCTTTTGGGTTCCAGGTAACCATATCCAAACCATCCACATAGCCATAAGCATATACTCTCGATGGAGCCATATTGTTGGAGACGTATGCAAAGACTGAAATAAGTGAGTCAGAGAGAAAATATCAGTCTGATTTGAAGAGGGATCAGTGATCAGGAGTCGGGTAGGCCGAAACTTCTGCCCAAGATGTGGATCCCCACTTTTGACGGTGGGGGGTAAGTCTTGGTGCAGCAGATGTAGAACATACCCCTTCGAGAGGGGACTTGACATTTCAGGGGTAGTCGCCCAACTCAAGGGGAGACTCATAGATGCCATCGAAAGGATTGAGAAGAAACTTTCTGGAGAGCCTGAAATTTTTAAAGGGGGATTATATGTTCCGCCTCGGGATGTTAGAGAGCCACTCCCACCTCCAAGGGTTACATTGACGTCTCCTGGAAGGGTTGAACATCAACCCACCGTGACTGTTGAGGAGAAGGTATTCAAATATATTGAGGACCATGATGGAACCATATCGCTCTCCCAAGCATCTGTAGACCTGAACATGCCCCCTGATGAGCTTCAGGCAGCGATAGGAAGGTTGAGGGCCGCCGGCTTCCTGACAATTCAGACCGAGCAAGAGAGTGAAAGTCAGAAAACACCGAGGCTCAGAAGGACATGTGTAAACTGTCTCAGACCGATAGAGGATGGGGCAAGATACTGCAGCGCATGCGGGTTCAGACAACCATCCCAGAGACCCCTCCCAAACCGAACCTATGGGTAAGATTTTTCTTCTCCCAAACATCCTAATGGATGGATTGAGGTGTATGTTTCATGGAGAGGCTGCCACTAACCATAGCCCTCGACCAAAACTTCAGTGAGAAAGAGCTGCGCAAAGTCACAGAGGCCTTCGGAAGGGCCTTCGACATAAAGGATAGGGTGTATATGCTTAAGACCTCAGAGGAGAACCCTCCCACAGCCGTATTCTCATTCGGCCAAGTATCAACCGAGAAGCTTCCCTACCTTCTTGGAGTGATGAAGAGCGAATATTGGAGGAGGGTGAAGAAGGATGTTTCAAAGATACTCAGTAAACGTAGGAAGGGTGAAGACCCTATGATCTCCTTCGAATGTACTCTCGAAGGCTTCAGCGTGAAACTCAGATGTAGGTCGAGTGATCGAAAGGTTGTGGAGGCTGCCTTCGAACGCTTAGACTCTGCTGTTGAGAATATTTGGAGCCTGACCAGGAGGGAGGATACACCCTTCAAGAAGGCTCAGGTTTACATTGGATTCCATGAGCCTACAATGAACTATAGGATAGATAGGGCTGTCACCCTGACCCCTGAGTTCAGCGAGTACGAATATGATGAGAAGAATGGTAAGTGGAGTAAGATAAGCCCAGTGAAGAATTAGATGGTGGGGAGAGTTAAGCGTTCTTGGAGAAAACTTCAGAGACCCAGCCCTCACATATCCTCACACCTTGAACAACATCCTTAGCATAGGCGTCTGCCCCAACATTCTTGGCAAAATCCTCCGTCAAAGGTGCACCGCCCAATATGACTTTCACCCTCCCACGCATAGAGGCCAACTTCAAAGCTTCAATAACCTCCCCGATCCTCATCATGGTTGTACTCGTCAAAGCGGAGATCCCTAAAATGTTCGGCTGCTCATCCTTCACTGCCTGAATGAACCTTTCTGGAGAGACATCTATACCCAAGTCGACAACCTCAAATCCTGCGCCGATAAGGCTGACAGCGACAAGATTCTTACCTATATCATGCAAGTCACCTGGGGCACTGCCAATCACAACCTTCCCCCTATACTTCACTTCTTTCTTTGAGAGGTGGGGTTTGATAAGGTCTGTCACAGCCTTCATAATCGAACCAGCGATCACGAGCTCACTTATGAAGTATTCACAGGACTCAAACTTCTCGCCAACAATGTTGCTCGCAGCCCTCATAGCCTCCATCAAATCGTATGGAGATAAACCGCAACTCAACGCTTCCCTCGTAGCTTCCAGAGTCTGATCTAGATTCAACTCAACTATTGAATTCTTAAATCTCTCAAGAATCTCCACACCACTCATATAGGATCCACATCCTAAAATTTGATTGGGTAGAAGCCATGTTTTATAACGGAGTCGTAGAGCGCACATACGTTCCAGGGTGGAACATCGGGCTGAATTATATGTCCAGGGGCAACTATCAAACCTCCGCCGGCAGCCCCTGCCTTGAGGACTCTAATAACCTCAGCCTCAACATCGGCCGGTGTACCTCTGGGGAGCACCCTCTGAGAGCTCACACCCCCACAGAAAGTGAGTTTATCCCCATACTTCCCCTTCAGAGCAGCCAAGTCCATGTCTGGACATTCAGGTTGGACAGGATTCAGGACGTCAACACCCTCCTCTATGAAATCCCCAATATACATCTCAACGTTTCCGCAGCTATGCAAGTAAATCTTCCCAGCCGTCTTCTTATGTATGAAATCATAGATCATCTTATGTCTAGGCTTGATGAATTGCCTATAGATCTTCAGGCTGAGTAATCCTGAGGTCTGGGCTCCCATATCATCAGCCACACCAACCAATGTGCAATATTCACCTATCTGATCAAGCATCATCCCATACATTTGAATAAGAATCTTCGTGGCTTTATCAAGAATGGCGTTGGCTATATGTGGCCTCAAATATAGATCCTCAATAAACTTGTTGAATCCTCTGCGTTGCCAGGAGGTTTCGAATGGGCCGCCCATAGGTGCTACACAGCATACTGCGTAACCAGCCTCATCAAGCCTCTTAGCCTTCCTATCCAAACCTTCAACAGACCTATCCTTCTCAGGATCAGGCCAGTAAGGGTCGTTCAATATCTCATCAACCGTATCCATATGTTCGAGGGGTGCAGGATTTGCGAATTCAAGATAAATTTCACCTGCCTTCCTGTGGAAGCCACACTCATCGATGAAAGAATTGTCTGGGAAGAGTTTCTGAGGTATGAAAGGTCTAGGCAACTTTATCGATACAGGCCTGAAATCTATTCTGAACCTTCTGTATATCCTCTCATCTATTGGGGTAGTCCACCAAGGCGTGTAATGTGTTCCACCTGGCCAGTAATCGATCTCCTTGAATATTATCGGTAGATGCAAGTAATGTTTAAGGTTGAAGTAGGATTGCTTCATCATGAAAGACAGACATCCACCGAGTTCAGCTGGAACCCTGTCAGCCTCCTGATGGTCCAGAATCCTCCAGACACGCTCCCTCGGAGTGTAACGTTCACCAGGATATATTACAGCCTTCTCCCCACGTGAAACAGTCTCCAACGGCTGAACCTCAACTCCTCCAACCACTAAACTCGACGCATATTAAAGTTTAATTGATCTTGAATACCAGTAAATCTTGACTGGACTTGAGCCGCATCAGCATAGTTGCATTGGCCACATTCATATTGACTTTATCTATATTCTCCTCAATGTGTAGTGCGAGTAGAAGTAATCCGAATCCTCAAGGCGGAGTGGTCTTCACTGAAACAATTCTTTCAAAAGATAAGATATATGACGGTGAAGATGTAACCCTAACCTTCGCCGTCAGGAACATAGAGTCGTCCGACAAACTCTTTTACATTAAAATCTACAGGCAGGAGGAGCTCATCTACAATGGGAAAACGAGTCCATTCGAATGTGTGAAAGGTGAGACTACTGGAAGGATGCGTATACCCCTCCCAGGTTGGATAGGTCCTGGAACCTATACTTTAACAGTCGAGTTGACCTCAGCAACATCAGATACCACGCTCGACTCTAAAACGCTCATGTTGACCGTTGTGAAGTTGACAGCAGGAGACTGGGCATCTTCAGTCTCAAATGCAACTTGGGGATTGAATGAGACGCTTCCATTCAGAGTAAACTTCACAAACATAGGCAACGACGACATGTTCGACGCAGTCCTGACAGTCATTAAGTCCAACCTGAAGATAAGCCCACTCAGCAGCGGCAACATGGGCAGAGTAAGAAGTTTCGAGACGAAGACAGTAACATTCACATTAGGATCATTGAACGAGAAAGAGGTTAAGCCTGGAACCTACAAGATCACATTCAGACTCTTATTCAACGACTTCAGAGGCATAGCCCACAGTCAAGATGAAACCTTAGATTTCAAACTGGAGAAGATGAGGCTGAATATCAACCTCTCAACAACCCCTCCAAACCCGAAATATGGTGAGGAGATACGGTTCAAGTTGAAGCTGACAGATATGAAAGGTAAACCTCTACCTGATGAGCAGTTAAACATACAAGTAGGAAAAGCCACAATGCAAAACCTAACAGATCGAAATGGAGAAACCACCTACACTTACAGGGGCATACTAGATTCAGGCGAACATAATATCAAAACAATATACAACGGATCAGAATATTACATGAATCTTACGAAAACGTTCAGACTGAAAATAGATCCTCTCGCAACGATCCTGATAATAAAGACTCCAAAAATATTGAATGCAACAGTACCTGCCACTTTAAATTTGACCCTCCTCGACGAGTCGGGGAGACCCCTGAAAGGACAGAAGCTAGAGATCCTTTTGAAAACGCAGACTGAAGAAATCCCCTACGAAAAATTGACTGAGAAGAATGGTGAAGCATATCTGACATTGAATTTGACAAGGTCAGGCGATTTTCAGTTGCAAGCCAACTTTCCAGGGTCGAGGAACTATCTCAAGACCAGCAACTCCTCCACACTCACCTTGAATAGAGCTTCAACAAGATTGAAGGTACACAGTAACCAAACAGTTCTATTTGCAGGCAACATTGCAGAATTCGAGATTACAGTCAGAGACCTCCTCAACAGACCTGTAAGAAATGTGCCTGTAGAGATAAGATGTGATGATGAACCGTCCACCGTCTCCAATACCGACTTGGAGGGCAAGGTGAAGAAGACCGTCGATTTGAAGATTCCAATGTTATACAAGACAGTGAGGGTTCAAGCAGTCTTCAATGGAGACGATGTCTACGCTCCTTGCTCAGGCGAAATAGAGATATTAAACGTAAATCCAGCAACAGTCTTCGGTTTAGCAGCGACTCTGACAGGGGGGACCGTATCGACCCTCATATACATTGCAAGAAAGAGAGCCGCCAAGATTATGAGACCTCTACCTAAAACCAAGCCTGTAACCTCAAAGAAGTCTCCACCAATCCATGAGGAGACTCTGACCCCGCTGGATGAGAGGGTTTACAAATATATAGTTGAGCATTCAGGGGTTATATCTTGGAGTAAAGCATCCCAAGATCTCGGCCTCTCAGTTGAGGAGATTAAGGAGGCTACTCGGAGACTCAAGGAAGCAGGTAGAATCGCACCTAGTTCAGAGTAGAGAAGGTTGAGTTGGAGACAGACTCACCAGTAACGGGGTTGCGGAACCGACATCCCATAGCATTGCGGGCAGAAGACCATGTTGTAGTAGAATCTGCCGCAAGCCTTGCATATCTGGCGGCTACACCTGCTACATATATATGTTGCAGGGAGATCTCTGTGGTAACTGCATGTGCCCATTGACGGCACCCTCATAGTTACAGTTCTTCCTTGGAGTGGTTGAATAGGGGGCGCCATTCTGGGTGGGGTGATGACCCTGACGGTCGGTGCAGGCTTAGGGATCTGGATGGATGGGGTAGCGACTTGGCCTGTCGGCTGTGCCGGTGGGGTTTCAATAGGGGGTAGATGCATCGGACTACCACAGTCGTAACAGAACTTCGCCCGTTTTGGGTTTGCTTTACCGCATTTTGGGCAAGTCGGCAAATCTTCACTCTCCTAAATCAGTTTGATGATAGCCTCATTATATTCACCGGCCCTTCTTTTAAAAGTAACTCGTAAATAATCTCCCCTCCTCAATTCTTTCTTCAGAGGCTTGACTTCACCTATGGGGGTCATCCCCAATCTTGAAAGTTTGAATATATGCATCTCTTCAAAGTCAGGAAGTATTTTCTTGAAGACTCTGTCTTGACTGGTCGATTCGAAGATCTTCAAGGGAACATCAAGCCTCATAACGGTGTCTCTTGCTTCACCGTGCTCACCACAGATGACACATTCTTTATTCCTTGAGAGTTTGACTATGGAGTATTTGTTATGTTTAACGTCAGCTATCCATATTCCCCTCATAGGTTCACCTGTAACCTCAGGCCACCTCCCCTCTTCAAGATATGTCCTGTAACCTAGAATAATTTTGACTGCTTCATGACTCTGCAGCGAGGCTACTAAAGATATGGAGGTTGATAGGGAAGGAACCTTAGCATCCTCAACAGGTGCATCGCATGGATTTCTAAGTCCAAGCATCCTGCCATATTGGTTTGGAGGTATAGGACATGCCAAGCATGGGTCGTTCGGAGGGATATATGATTGGACTCTGCACTGGTATCCCATCACACCTGCGTCTACCATAGGGACCATATACCTTCGGCAGATTGATGTTAAAAAGGCTCTGGATGCGAAGTTGTCTAGAGAACTCAAAATTATATCTGACTCCAAAAATGTTCTGAGAGGAATTTTTTCAAGTCGACCTTGAATAGCTGTGACTTCTATGTGAGGGTATTTCCGATGCAAAGCCTCCGCAAGAACAGTAGATTTTGGTTTTCCAGAATCTTCCTTACTAAAGAATATCATCCTACTCAGGTTCGATACTTCAACAGTATCATAGTCGACTATGATCAGTCTTCCAACTCCGAGCATGGCAAGATTCTTTGCAACCTCATTTCCCACCGCTCCAGCCCCAGCGATCAAAACTTTAGATCTGTTCAAGGCAGCTTGGCCCTTAGTATCCCAGAGGATGAGTTGTCTAGACCATAAATAGTCAACTTCAAAATTCAAGAACCTTCTTTTATACTTCGATAGCGGAGTATTCTCCTTTAACGGTTTACCGTCAAGAAGAATCTTCGTAAGGTCAGGTTCGAGACCTAACCTTTCACATATAAGCCTCTTCAGCTTATCAACCGTTATTTTGGGGGTGACTTCAAACTCTATCTTCTTCACGGATGGAATTTTCGCTGTGACCTTCAAGAATTGCCCTTCAAAATTTAAGGCTTGTAAGGCCTCAGGATGGTGAATTTGACAATGTCTCCTGTTTGAGTTTTCTGCCCTGAAACTGCCGGGACCGGTATGATATTAAACTTTGCTGTGTCAGATTCATGCGCTCCCAAATTCCTACGCATCTTTGGGAAACCATGCTCTCTACATATCTTGGCAGCCTCCAAACATTTGGGGTGGTCGAAGACATTGTTAGGATTTGGATCTGACAGGAGGTAGTATAGGGCATTAACTACTGAGACCAGTTTAAGGTTAGGCCTCCAATTCTCACCTATTATCGACACGCATACTGCGCCTGGAATGTTTGGAACTATATTTGGATGTCCAATCTCTGTGAGCCAAGTTACTAGGGGAGGTTTCAAGGGATATTCCGGAGGCAACTCAAACCTGAACCTCTGCCACTGAACATATTCAGTGAAAGGCCAGATCTTCTTATCGGCAAGCCTCTTCACTTCCCCCTTCTCACATCTGAGCATACCCTCATAGATGGTAGGTGGATCATTGAGGGCTGCAACTGTTGGAAACTGATGGTTTAGAAAACTCTTCTCCTTGTAGAGTAGGGGGATATTCAAAATTTAACCGCCGATGATGTTGTATGGCATCAATGCGAGTTGAGCGTTTTCAGGTATCCCAGCAGCAGCTACTGTGATACTATCATCCAATATGACCCCACCATACATCAGAGCTACTGTTGACTGATCTATTCCGAATGAGTTGCAGACCTGCTGCTTTATCTCGCTTATCGTATGGTCTGGTAGAACATCTATCTCTGCAAGCCCAGACTGCGGTCCGATAGGTGCCTGAATAAACAGTTTCATGGGTTTTCACTCACCTCCAGAATGAGTCGTTACCATGAACATAAACCTTACCCAAATTCAGGTTTAACGTTCAGAGCGACCTCCGTGGTGTGTGTCAAGACACCGTCTGTAGCTGTTATCGTTAGGTTGAAGGTTCCGAGTGGAGATAGTGCCGTCGTCGATATGACGAGAACAAGCCTCTGAACTGTCCCTGAAAGGCTTGTGGTGTTCCTGTATGTTGTGAAGGTGTATCTGATGCCTCCGAATCCCCCTGTCGGCAGTCCTGAGACTTGGAGGGTAACATCACCACTATAACCATTCCTAGCTGTAAGGGTGACATTGTAATATGCGGCTGAGCCACGTCTTATCTCTATAGATGTGGGTGCTGCAGATATATCGAAGTCTCTTGGAGGGTTTACCTTTATGGTCAAGGTAGTTGTATGTGTCAGATTTCCACTCCAACCAGTCACAGTCACCGTGTATATTCCTGATGGTGCTGAGGTGACGGAGGAGAAAGTCAATGTTGAATAGGCCAATCCATTCGATGGAGGGGTAACCGTTTGAGGATTGAATGTCGCCGTGACTCCTGAAGGCAATCCTGTTATCGAGAGTGATACCGGCGAATTGAAGCCTCTGAGCGACCCAACAGTTACAACTGTGTTGTTTCCGTAGCCTGCTGAGAATACGAGTCTTTTAGCCTCGATTGAGATGTTGAAGTTCTTGACCTGTATGAAGTATGCCCTGGTGTTTGTGGATAGGCCTAGGGAGTTCACCGCCTCAATATAGTAGGTGATGTCCGAGGTTACCTCAGGACCCGGTATCACGGCTACATATGGTTGGACCCCTGCAGGTGGCAGCTCCATAAGTTTCTTCTTCCAAACACCCTCATCGACAACATTATAGTGAAGGGTTGCGTTCTGCAACCATGTCCCACCACCAACAATGGTTGCGTTCAAGCTCACAGGACTGTTGGCTAACCCTTGAACTACAGGTGTATGCGTTATGCCCGGCGGCCTATAAATAAATAGGAATATCGATGCTGTCGATGTTAAGAGTAGCCCTGCAAATAGGAGGACCAGCAGCAAGATCCTTAAGGGTTGCCTACTCGGTCTGGGATAGTATGTCGGCACAGGCCTGGGTCTCGGTGGAGGATAGTATCCTCTCGAGGGTGCATGGCCGGCTGGTTCAATTTTATAGCATGGTAAGGACATATCAATCCCAAATTCTTTCAACATGGCTTATTACCTTCCATATAGCCTCAGCTAATATACTAACGTATGGCGCCATCGTACCTCCAGAGACTCTTATGATGTAAAAAGGGGTGGGGAGGTTTATTTTCCAAGTATGCCTAGTATTCCACCGACCATTCCAAGTACCAGTGCAACTATACCTGCTGCGATTGGTAGATAGACATATGTCGTAGGCACCATTATGAGCAGTGCCAGGTAGATGTTAGCAAGAGAGAATACAAATGCAATGATGCCTCCAAGCGTTGTATATCCGAGACGTATCAGGAATGATCCGAGAATCACAACTAGACCTAGCAACAGGCCGACTCCTAGGAAAGCCAGCCAGTATGGCGCTAACCATGCTGGGACCAGTGCCAGGTTTGCATATAGGATCGCAGTGGCTGCCGCACCGGCTATTATAGTAACTATTCCAGCTACCAATGATAGGATGAAGCCCCATAGGGCACTTGGCCTAGGTGGCAGGAATGGGACTGGAACCATTCCAGGCGGTGGTCCTGGAATAGCTGGCGGCGGACCGATTGGTGCACCCATAGGCATAGTCGGTGTTGGTGGCGGTGCCGGATACTGCGCCGGATAGGCTGTTGGATAACCTGTTGGGTATGCAGTCGGATATGTTGGGACTGTTACAGGAACTATTCCAGCATAGCATTGGGGACATAAGACCAAGTCGCCATAGAATCGCGCATCATCTCTGCATATAGCCCTCCCACACCTACTGCATATGTATTGGGCCGGAAGATTCGGATGGTAGTAACACATCCCTGGGGGTGGAACCCTGTATGGGACAGATGGTACTGCAGGACGGACAACCTTCACTGACGGGACAGGTTTCACTGCAGGAGCGGCGAATGATGCTCCACAGCTTGAGCAGAATGTTGCATCGTCTCTGTTGGCTGCTCCACAGCTTGAACATTGCTTAACCAATTCTTTTCCTCCACATTCACATATGTTTTAATATTGTAGTCTCAGGTTATACACTTAAGCCTTTCCACTCATAACGTGAATATCTGGCCGAATGTGGAACTCAGCATCTTTGGATTATAACGTCTAATATCTTGTATCTCGATGGGTGGTGATGAACTATAAAGTAATGAATATAACCATGAGTAAGTTTATTTTAAATGAGCCCCGGTAGCTCAGCCTGGTTAGATGCCGGTGGACAGCAGAGAGCGTTGGCTTGGTAGACTCAACAAAGAGTCAAAGGTCACGGGTTCGAAACCCGTCCGGGGCTCCACAAAAAGTGAACGTTAAGGGTGAGCTCAAAATTTCTCTTCAAATCAAAGAAATCTAACGATTTTTGAGTAAGTTTGGAGGTTGATAGGATTCTACACATGCGACGTTCTGGTTGTTGGAGCTGGCCCCACTGGATCTACGGTCGCCACCATATTAGCTAAGAAAGGCTTCAAGACAATTCTTTGTGAAGAACACAACATGGTTGGGAGGCCATGCCACTGCACTGGGAAATTGAGTGTTCACGCTTTCAGAGAGTTCAATCTACCTAGAGACTCCATATTGAACTCTGTCAGGGCAGCTAAACTTTATTCACCTGGAGGGGTTGAGTTAAATGTAAGGAAAGATCGTGTAGATTCGTATATTATTGATAGGGAATTATTCGACTCCAGATTGTCAGACTTAGCCTGCTATTCTGGTGCTGACCTATTTCTTAGAACAAGAGCCTATGATGTGGAGAAGAGGTTTGAAGGTCACATTATTTTGAAGGCTAAAAAGGATGGGGCGCCTGTAAGGTTCAAGTCTAGACTTGTAATAGACGCTGAGGGGGCTACACCAGTCTTACCTGGAAAGTTTGGCCTACGGCCCGTGAATGATTTACTTCTAGGAATCCAGTACGAGATTTCTGGGGTTCAGGTAGAATCTCCTGATTCAGTGGAACTCTATTTCGGCAGAATGTTTGCTCCAGGATTCTTTGCATGGATCGTACCTTTGTCGGAGTGTACGGCAAGGATTGGATTATGCATACGAAGATCTATGGCAACCTCGCCCCTAAACCAATACATTGATAGATTCGTAAGAATGCTGATCGACCGTGGTAGACTCAGAGATTTCAAGGTTGAGAAAGTTCTTGCAGGCGTTGAACCTGCCGGTCCATATATGGCACCATCTTATGCGGACAACATTATGGTTGTTGGTGATTCGGCAGGCCATGTGAAGCCTACCTCTGGAGGCGGAATATATTTTGGATTAAAGGCAGCAAAAATCGCAGGGGAGACAGCGATCAAATGTTTGGATAAGATGAATATGAGTAAAAGACATCTGAGAATCTACGAGGATGAGTGGGTTAGAGCCTTCGGCAGAGAGTTGAAGGTCACATTGCTTATCAGAAGAATTCTGAATAGTCTCACAGATGATGAGGTTGATAGGCTCATCAGGAAGATGTCCGAATGGGATATTAAGAGGATTATTGAGAGGTACGGAGACACCGCATACCAGTCTAGAGTTATTGGGCAAATCATCCCTCACTTCCTGAAGAGGTCCTTGGGAAATCTGGATGACATTAGCCTTCTAGCAAGAATCGTCGCAGAAGGTTTCTTGGCACTTATAACATAATGGTGACCCGATGTTTGTTGGTGAACTTCTGGAAAGCAATAAATATTCTGGAGGAGTCTGCATGGTGAGGGTATTAGATGGATTATGAGGAAGCTGTGAAGGCTGCATCGTCGAAGGTTTTAGAGCTGGTTGAAGACGGGTTTGTAATAGGTCTTGGAAGCGGCAGGGCTGTAGCCCAAGCAATAAACATGCTCAAGGAAAAGATCGATAGAGAGAATTTGAATCTAACTTTCGTTCCATCATCCTACCAAGTGGAATTCCTTTCAAGACAACTTGGTCTCAAGTTGAAGCATATGGATGGAAGTAGGCCTTTGGATGTGGCTTTAGATGGAGCCGATCAGGTTGAGCTGTGTACATTGAATATGATCAAGGGCGGTGGAGGAGCCTTGGCAAGAGAGAAGATTATTGACTCAAATTCAAGGAAGGTAGCTATCATCATCAGTGAGGATAAACTTGTGAAGAAGCTCGGTGAGGCTGGCCCTGTCCCAGTCGAGGTATTGCCCTTCGCCTTAGATGCAGTAATGCACACCGCC
This region includes:
- a CDS encoding ThiF family adenylyltransferase codes for the protein MKVTAKIPSVKKIEFEVTPKITVDKLKRLICERLGLEPDLTKILLDGKPLKENTPLSKYKRRFLNFEVDYLWSRQLILWDTKGQAALNRSKVLIAGAGAVGNEVAKNLAMLGVGRLIIVDYDTVEVSNLSRMIFFSKEDSGKPKSTVLAEALHRKYPHIEVTAIQGRLEKIPLRTFLESDIILSSLDNFASRAFLTSICRRYMVPMVDAGVMGYQCRVQSYIPPNDPCLACPIPPNQYGRMLGLRNPCDAPVEDAKVPSLSTSISLVASLQSHEAVKIILGYRTYLEEGRWPEVTGEPMRGIWIADVKHNKYSIVKLSRNKECVICGEHGEARDTVMRLDVPLKIFESTSQDRVFKKILPDFEEMHIFKLSRLGMTPIGEVKPLKKELRRGDYLRVTFKRRAGEYNEAIIKLI
- a CDS encoding NAD(P)/FAD-dependent oxidoreductase gives rise to the protein MIGFYTCDVLVVGAGPTGSTVATILAKKGFKTILCEEHNMVGRPCHCTGKLSVHAFREFNLPRDSILNSVRAAKLYSPGGVELNVRKDRVDSYIIDRELFDSRLSDLACYSGADLFLRTRAYDVEKRFEGHIILKAKKDGAPVRFKSRLVIDAEGATPVLPGKFGLRPVNDLLLGIQYEISGVQVESPDSVELYFGRMFAPGFFAWIVPLSECTARIGLCIRRSMATSPLNQYIDRFVRMLIDRGRLRDFKVEKVLAGVEPAGPYMAPSYADNIMVVGDSAGHVKPTSGGGIYFGLKAAKIAGETAIKCLDKMNMSKRHLRIYEDEWVRAFGRELKVTLLIRRILNSLTDDEVDRLIRKMSEWDIKRIIERYGDTAYQSRVIGQIIPHFLKRSLGNLDDISLLARIVAEGFLALIT
- a CDS encoding zinc ribbon domain-containing protein, with product MPTCPKCGKANPKRAKFCYDCGSPMHLPPIETPPAQPTGQVATPSIQIPKPAPTVRVITPPRMAPPIQPLQGRTVTMRVPSMGTCSYHRDLPATYICSRCSRQICKACGRFYYNMVFCPQCYGMSVPQPRYW
- a CDS encoding corrinoid protein, with the protein product MSGVEILERFKNSIVELNLDQTLEATREALSCGLSPYDLMEAMRAASNIVGEKFESCEYFISELVIAGSIMKAVTDLIKPHLSKKEVKYRGKVVIGSAPGDLHDIGKNLVAVSLIGAGFEVVDLGIDVSPERFIQAVKDEQPNILGISALTSTTMMRIGEVIEALKLASMRGRVKVILGGAPLTEDFAKNVGADAYAKDVVQGVRICEGWVSEVFSKNA
- a CDS encoding zinc ribbon domain-containing protein — translated: MVKQCSSCGAANRDDATFCSSCGASFAAPAVKPVPSVKVVRPAVPSVPYRVPPPGMCYYHPNLPAQYICSRCGRAICRDDARFYGDLVLCPQCYAGIVPVTVPTYPTAYPTGYPTAYPAQYPAPPPTPTMPMGAPIGPPPAIPGPPPGMVPVPFLPPRPSALWGFILSLVAGIVTIIAGAAATAILYANLALVPAWLAPYWLAFLGVGLLLGLVVILGSFLIRLGYTTLGGIIAFVFSLANIYLALLIMVPTTYVYLPIAAGIVALVLGMVGGILGILGK
- the rpiA gene encoding ribose 5-phosphate isomerase A; the protein is MDYEEAVKAASSKVLELVEDGFVIGLGSGRAVAQAINMLKEKIDRENLNLTFVPSSYQVEFLSRQLGLKLKHMDGSRPLDVALDGADQVELCTLNMIKGGGGALAREKIIDSNSRKVAIIISEDKLVKKLGEAGPVPVEVLPFALDAVMHTAMRMGGRPTLRHGTGKVGPVITDNGNMILDVDFGPIDDPSTLERKIRMIPGVVEVGLFIGIADLVYVGRANGTVDVLRRE